DNA from Chloroherpetonaceae bacterium:
GCTTCGTTTACTTACCGGTCAATACGAAAGCAACAACGATTGCAATAATCGCTGCACCTTCGATCAAACCTGCGGCAATCAATGTAATCCCGCGAATAGCACCTTCAGCTTGTGGTTGGCGGGCAATACTTTCGACTGCTGAACCGGCAACGCGTCCGATACCAACACCGGCGCCAATTGCGGCCATTCCTGCGCCAATTCCTGCTGCCAAATAGGCAAGTGCTGCATTTTCCATTGTGATGTAATCCTCCAAATGATGTTATTAAAAAAAAATAATTTTACGACAAGTTAAATTTTAATGACTGTGCTCAGTCGCCATACCAATAAAAACACTGGTAAGCATTGTAAAAATGAATGCCTGCATAAATGAAACAAAGATCTCCAAAAGATAGACACCAAGTGTCACCGTAACACTTAAAACACCAACCACATAGCTTTGGTATAGAAATGTAAGTCCCAACAAAGTGACAATGACAATGTGACCTGCGATCATATTCGCAAAAAGCCGCATTGTGAGCGCAAAAGGCTTAATAAATAAACCAATAACTTCTACAGGAACCATAATTGGCCAAAGAAACCAAGGCGTTCCACCGGTTAAATGTGCCAAATAACCACCAACACCGTTTGCTCGAAGTCCCGCATATTGAATAATTAAAAAAGAAAAAATGGCAAGTGTCATTGTTACTGCAATATTACCGGTAGCGGTGGCCGCGAATGGGATTAATCCTAAAAGGTTGCAACTGAGAATGAAAAAGAAGACGGTTAAAAGATATGGTAAAAAGCGTTGATAACCGTGAGGAATATTCGGCTTTGCAATATCATTAATCACAAATTCAACAACAACTTCAATGGCATTTTGAAGCCCTTTAGGAGCAGTTGTTGAAGTAGATTGTTTATATGCTCTCGAAACACTAATGAAAAGTATAATCAAAATGAGTGTAGCTACCCACATCATCACAACATGCCTTGTGATTGAAAGATCGATTTCAAATCCGCCAACATGTATTGGTGCAAAGCGAGGTAGGTGAATTTCAAAAAAGGGAAGGAAATCTAGGGTATAAGCATCCATAATATGATGCATTGCATCTATTTTTTCGTCGTGACCAGAGGATTCAGAGGCCTCAAGAGAGGAAATTGTAAATACAAATAATGTTAGGATAAGGCCTATTTTACAAATTCCTGTATGTGAATTCCGTTTGTAGCTATTTTTCATTAGAAAAAAACTGCTTTCGTTGAATGAATACAATTCTGCAAATATTTGCCCCTTTTCTCATTTCAATTCTTCTTTACTGTGAAGTTGAATCTTTTTGAGATATGAGAAAATTTCGATGGTAAAGAATATGATGTAGAAGAAAATAAGTCCAAAAATGAACTCGGTTTCTGCGATTTTTTTTCCCAAAATTAAGAAAGCAGCAATCGCCAAAGTCGCAAACATTCTCACTGCTAAACCACCAAGGACAATCGTAAAAAAACTTTTGGTAGGAAGAGAATAACCGAATTGAAAAAGTGCAAAACCTATGAGCGAATTAGACACCACGATTCCCCAAGAAACCAAAAGCGACGGCGTTTGATAAGTATTTTGAAACCCAAAAAGGAAATATCCTCCCCAAAAAAAGAAGCTAAAAATACTTGTCTTTGCAAGAAATTCAAAGAAAACGCGCATTAATAAGCGTCTAAACCTCCATAATGATATACTTTACGCTGATGCTTCCCCTAAACCAAATCGCTTAACCCTTTCAGAAAAGTGTAACTTCACATAAACATCATTTTAAGCGCCGCGAAATTACAACATTTCTAAGCAAAACAAGGCTATTTTGTTATTTTTTTTGAGGGTTTGAAATTTTTACTAAAAGCACCATCATTCCAATCATACCAAAAGCAATCCCGATAATTAAAAATAGAGGAAATGTATTGATGCTTTTATCAAGCCAATAACCTCCAAGAGAAAAAAAAACGATACTCACTGCAATTTGAAGCCCAACGCCAAGCGCATCATTTGTTTCACGAATATTCGTACTCTGCTTTGGTTTCTTTTCAGATTGAGAATCAGAATCTTTTTCATTATCAAGAGACATAGGCCGATAAAATTATGCAGTTACATCTAACTTTGCGAGTTTTTCAGCCTCTTTTCCGGGAGGAAGTTCAGAGGGATGAGGCATTTTGATTTGCATCGAAACCTTCCCATTCAATTGTGCACCGTCTTCGATGGCTAAAAGTTTGGTGGTCATATCGCCCTGTACGGTAGAAGTTGAATCAAGAATCAAATGTTCAGCTGAATTTAAGTTGCCTGTAATTCTTCCTGATACTTTAATGTTTTTTGCTGAAATATTCCCTTCAACAATACCCCCTTTTCCAATGGCTACATTTCCGATTGAAACGATATTGCCGATTATTTTTCCGTCAATTCGGATATTCCCGGTCGTTTCGAGATCGCCACGGCAAATCGTTCCTTCTGATAGAATACTCAGTTTATCGGTAGGCGTAGGTTCATGATTTTTTTTCCCGAACATAAAAGTTAGGCTGATGTTTCATTGAATTCTTTTGATCGCTTTGTTTTCAAGCAAAGCAAGAGTTGTTAAAGATAGAACAAAATTTGGAAAGCGGATAAAGGCGAGGTATTTTTAAAACTTGCGATTTAAACACTTCTTGCACCCGTAGCTCAACTGGATAGAGTGTCGGTCTCCGAAGCCGAAGGTTGTGGGTTCGACTCCCGCCGGGTGCACATTCCGTTTCTTCACATAAGCCTCAAGATGGATGTTTCCTTTACCCCATCCAAATTCGATTATAAGTTTAATTTTTTTGTTGTAACGCCTTGAGAAAAAAGAAATATCGATTTCCCTAACGATTTTTGGTTCTTGATAAGAAAACGGAATTTTCGAAATAAAGAACCTTTAATGATGAAAACTCATAGTATTTTCGCACTTCCATAAGTTTCATTTCTTTAAGAAAAAAAGTTTAGAAATCATGTCGGAAAGCACTTTACTTGGCAAAGCGTCTCGTTTTTTTAAACATGCTTTAGGGAAAGACAACGAAGAAAAATGGCAGGAGCAATATGCAAAGGGAGAATGGGCTTGGCTTAGAAATATCGATGAACTCGCGCATCACAGCATTTTGGCTGGTTACTTCCTTTACTTGAAACACGGCGGCAGTTTACTTGATATGGGATGCGGTGAAGGGCTCTTGCAGGAAAGGCTCAATCCGAATGATTACTCTGAATACTTGGGAATTGACTTCAGTGAACCCATAAAAATAGCCTCACTAAAGAATACAGAGAAAACACGTTTCGAAATTGGGGATATGAATACATTTTCGACTTCAAAGTTATTCGACGCAATTGCATTTAATGAATCGATTTATTACCTCGAAAAGGTAGGAGAGGCATTTCAAAGATATGAAAACTTCTTAAAGCCAGATGGGGTATTTCTCGTCAGTATTTTTGAAAAAGGAAATCATCAACCTATTTGGAATGAACTCCAAGCCAAATATGAAGTATTGGATTCCGTTACGGTCACGAATTCAGTTGGCACAGGATGGACTTGTAAAGTACTTGCAAGAAGAGGTTCAATTTCTGTTCCAAAAATTCAAAAGCCAAGTAAGTAATATTCCTTTTGAAGTGGGGTATGAATATTTCGGGTTACGAGATTAATCGTCAATTCATTCGTGAGAATAAATACATTCGAATCGGTTTATTTGCACTGTTTCTCATCATTGTAGCGACGCTTTTCCCAAGGAATAAAATATCATCACTTAGCTATGAGATTGGGTCGGGTTGGTTGCAAGATGATATCATTTCCCCCTTTACTTTCTCGATATCAAAAAGCGAATCGATTATTGAAAGTGAACGCAAAATTGCTCGTTCACGCGTTTTACCCGTATTCCGAAAATCGAAGGAATCGTTTAGTATGGTGTCTTTCAATCAACTGATAGATTCTTTACAACAATGGTCGCAAACCACTACGAACTTAGATGGATTTTCACAGAAGTCTAAACCTTTGGGTATCGAATTGAATGATCGAGAATATCAATTAATTCATTCAAGAGAGATTAAAAAAGCCAATTCATCGAAACGGTCTCTTGTGCAGAAAGAAACTCAGACCATAGTCCAAAAAGGGCTTCTGGAAGAATTTCGTGCAACATTGCCGGCGCAGTTAATCGCAGTTCTTTCGGATGGCGTGTTAGATGTGCCTCGAAAGGAATTAGAAACCGAAGAAATTGCATTTCGAGCGGATAACAATCGGGAAGAAAAGGTTTATCGACTTTCGTCTCTTCGAGACTCCCTTGAAGCATATAATGCTCTAAAGAGTTTGTTGGCTACACGGTATGCAAAGAGAGGCGATGATACCGATACATTGCTTTTAGCTCTCAAAATTATTTCACCCTTTTTAACCCCAACCTTACGTTTTGATTCAAAACAGACAATGACTGAAAGGCTACGTGCAGAGCAATCGGTTCCTATTGCGGAGGGATTTGTACGAGAAGGTGAAAAGATTATCAT
Protein-coding regions in this window:
- a CDS encoding methyltransferase domain-containing protein — its product is MSESTLLGKASRFFKHALGKDNEEKWQEQYAKGEWAWLRNIDELAHHSILAGYFLYLKHGGSLLDMGCGEGLLQERLNPNDYSEYLGIDFSEPIKIASLKNTEKTRFEIGDMNTFSTSKLFDAIAFNESIYYLEKVGEAFQRYENFLKPDGVFLVSIFEKGNHQPIWNELQAKYEVLDSVTVTNSVGTGWTCKVLARRGSISVPKIQKPSK
- a CDS encoding polymer-forming cytoskeletal protein; the encoded protein is MFGKKNHEPTPTDKLSILSEGTICRGDLETTGNIRIDGKIIGNIVSIGNVAIGKGGIVEGNISAKNIKVSGRITGNLNSAEHLILDSTSTVQGDMTTKLLAIEDGAQLNGKVSMQIKMPHPSELPPGKEAEKLAKLDVTA
- a CDS encoding AtpZ/AtpI family protein translates to MSLDNEKDSDSQSEKKPKQSTNIRETNDALGVGLQIAVSIVFFSLGGYWLDKSINTFPLFLIIGIAFGMIGMMVLLVKISNPQKK
- the atpB gene encoding F0F1 ATP synthase subunit A yields the protein MKNSYKRNSHTGICKIGLILTLFVFTISSLEASESSGHDEKIDAMHHIMDAYTLDFLPFFEIHLPRFAPIHVGGFEIDLSITRHVVMMWVATLILIILFISVSRAYKQSTSTTAPKGLQNAIEVVVEFVINDIAKPNIPHGYQRFLPYLLTVFFFILSCNLLGLIPFAATATGNIAVTMTLAIFSFLIIQYAGLRANGVGGYLAHLTGGTPWFLWPIMVPVEVIGLFIKPFALTMRLFANMIAGHIVIVTLLGLTFLYQSYVVGVLSVTVTLGVYLLEIFVSFMQAFIFTMLTSVFIGMATEHSH
- the atpE gene encoding ATP synthase F0 subunit C: MENAALAYLAAGIGAGMAAIGAGVGIGRVAGSAVESIARQPQAEGAIRGITLIAAGLIEGAAIIAIVVAFVLTGK